The sequence below is a genomic window from Kitasatospora kifunensis.
CCTCATCTGCCTGCCCCACGCGGGCGGCTCGGCCAGCTTCTACTTCCCGATCTCCCAGCGGCTGTCGAACCGGTTCGACGTCGTCGCGGTGCAGTACCCCGGACGCCAGGACCGGCGGATGGAACCCTGCATCGACGATATCGGCGAGCTCGCCGCCGCCGTCTTCGAGCAGCTGCGCCCGCTCACCGACCGGCCGCTGGCCCTGTTCGGCCACAGCATGGGCGCGACGCTGGGCTTCGAGGTCGCCCGGTTGCTGGAGCAGGAGGCGGGTGTCGTGCCGACGCACCTGTTCGCCTCGGGCCGCCGGGCGCCGTCCTGCCACCGCGACGAGACCGTGCACCTGCTCGGCGACGAGGGCCTGCTGGCCGACGTGCGCGCGCTCAGCGGCACCGACGCCCGGGTGCTGGGCGACGAGGAGATCCTGCGCATGGCGCTGCCGGCGATCCGGGGCGACTACAAGGCCGCGGAGACCTACCGCTACCGCCCCGGCCCGCCGCTGAGCTGCCCGATCACCGCGTTCACCGGCGACGACGACCCCAAGGCCACCATCGCCGAGGTCAAGTCCTGGGCCGAGCACACCACCGCCGCCTTCGACCTCCAGGTCTTCGACGGCGGCCACTTCTTCCTGGCCAACCACCAGGCCGCGATCCTGCGCGCGATCAGCGAGGCACTGCTGCCGACGACCTGAGCACCCGCAACCGCCCGCGGCAGAACGCCGGTGGATCGCCCGAGGAGGCGATCCACCGGCGTTCTGCCGTCGCCCCCGCCGCGCCCGCCACGCCCTGCCACCCGCCGCCGGTGACGAGAGCTAGTGCGAACTGACGGCGTACCGTTTTCTTGAGTGTCAACCGAGGGCTGCGGTGGGAGAGGAAACGGGACCGTTTCGCGGGAATCAGCGGATCGGCGGATCGGCGGATCGGCGGATCAACGGGTCAGCAGGTCAGCAGTTCAGCGGGGAAGGAGGGTCCCAGCAGTGGCAGTGGACGGAGCGCCGAGCGAGCGCCGGACCGCCAGGCTGCGCCGCGCGATCAGGGAGTTGGTCGCGCAGGTGTGGCGCGAGGGCTACGAGATCGAACTGCTGCACCGGGCGATGGGGTTCGCCGCGATCTTCTTCGTCACGCTCGTCCCACTGCTGATCGTCATCGCGGCCGCACTGCCCGCCCGGGGCAACGGTGTCGCCGACTGGATCACCGACGGCCTGGCACTGTCCGGCCGCTCGGCCCAGTCGGTCTCCGAGCTGTTCGCCTCCCGCCGCCAGGTGCTCAGCGCCACCACCGCGCTGAGCCTGGCAGCCCTCGCCGTCTTCGGTGTCTCGCTGATGGCGGCGGTTCAGAACGTGTACGAGCGGCTCTGGCATCTGCCGCACGCCGCCTGGCACGCGCTGTGGCGGCAGGTGCTGGGCCTGGCGGGGCTGATCGCCCTGATCCTGATCAGCACCTGGCAGTCGCTGCCCTGGGCCGGGGACACCGCTCCGACGGCCGTGCGGGTGACCCTGGGCGTGGTCACCGGTGTGCTCTACTTCTGGTGGCTCCAGCACGTGCTGCTCGGTTCGCGCATCGCCTGGTGGCCGCTGCTGCCCGGGGCGGTGGCGACGGTTGCCGCCTTCGCGGGCCTGCGGGTCTTCTCCTACCTGTTCTTCGCCCCGCTCATCGTCTCCAACGCCGTCTCCTACGGTGCGGTGGGCACAGTGCTGATCGTGCAGTCCTGGCTGATCGGCGTGGGGTACACGGTCTACGGAGGCGCGCTGGTCGGCCGCCTGCTCACTCCGGCCGGGCGAACCCGGAGTCCTGACCTGCGGCACAAGCCCTGACCCCCGGCGCGCCTCCAGCACGACGCACGGTCGAGCCACCGGCGGTGGTCGACGCCTCGGCGCGTCCGGGCAGGAAAGCGAGGGTCAGCAGCAGGCCCGCGCAACTGATACCGCCGCAGACCCACAGGGTCAGGTCCATGCCGTGCACGAAGGAGGACCGCACCGAGGCCAACAGGTCGGCGGAGCCCAGCTTCCGGGCGACCGCGGACCCGGCCGTAACCCCGGAGCGGAGCTGCTCGACGACCGGGGCGGGCGGCCCGGCGGTGTTCAGCCGCCCGCGGTAGCTGGAGGTGGCCAGGGTGCCCAGGATCGCCACCCCGATCGCGCTGCCCAGCTGACGCAGCGCCAGGATCAGCGCGGAGCCGGCCCCGCCGCGCTCACGGGAGAGCGAGGTGACCGCGGCCATCGTGGTGGTGGACATCGCGAAGCCCAGGCCCAGGCCGAAGAGCGCGATCCAGAGCGCGGCGAACGCGTAGCCGCTGTCGGTGCCGGTAGCCGTGCCCAGCAGCAGTCGTTAAGATACGGTCAGTTTCTAATGATGAGCGTAGGCTTCTCCATTAAGAAACGCAACGGTCCTTAAGGACGGATGATGAGCACACCCTCCCCCACCGCCACCCGCCGCCGCGGCGAGGCCCTGGAGCAGGCCATCTTCCAGGCCGTCCGGGACGAACTCCTGGACGTCGGATACGCACGGCTGACCATGGAAGGCGTCGCCACCCGCGCCCAGACCAGCAAGCCGGTGCTCTACCGGCGCTGGCCGAACCGGGCCGCCCTGGTGCTGGAGGCCATGAGCAGACGCCACCCCAAGGACAGCACCCCGCCGGACACCGGCAGCGTACGCGAGGACCTGCTCGCCCTGCTGCGCCAGATCGCCGGTCGCTTCGACGGCGTCTACGGCGAGGTCCTGCGCGGCCTGCTCGGCGAGACCATTCGCGACCCCGAACTGTCCACGCTCGCCCGGCAGCAACTGGACGAGCTCGCCCCCCAGTCCGGCCTGACCACGGTGCTGGACCGCGCGGTCGAACGCGGCGAGGTGGATCCGCATCGCCTGACCCCGCGCACCTTGCGCCTGCCGCTGGACCTGCTGCGCAACGAGGTGCTGGTGAACGGGACACCGCTCTGCGATCGGGTGATCGACGAGATCGTCGACGAGATCGTGCTGCCCCTGGTGCGCTACCCGCACCCGCACGGCGCGGACCAGGTGCCCTATTCGAGGAACACCAGCTGAGCTCCGAGGGCTGACAGCGCCTCAGCTGCTGCCGGCGTCCTCGGCCACCGTCGGAACCGGGGTCTGGTTGAACGCGTAGTAGACCGCCAACAGGCCGTGGACGGCCAGCGCCAGCGGTGCCGAGACGAAGGCGAGCAACACGGTCAGCGGGTAGATCACCAGCCCCAGGCCGAAGCGGGCCCGCGTCGCCCGAGCCGCCCGCCGGTCGACGCGGTCGTCGAAGCAGTGACCGGTGCGGGTGGCGTAGAACCAGAAGAGCACGAAGGTGACGGCGTGGGCGACCATCGTCGCCCCGTAGACGGCGACGGCCAGATGCGCCGAGGGCGTGGTGCGCAGGTTCTCCGCGACCAGCGCGGTGGGGAACGGCAGCGCGGCAACCACCAGCAACAGCAGCAAGTTGAGGAAGACGAGGGTGCGGTCGACGCGCGCGATGTAGCTGAACACGGTGTGGTGGTTGACCCACATCACCCCGATCACCAGGAAGCTGACCACATAGGCGCAGTACGAGGGCCACTCGCTGCCGAGCGCATGCCACAACTCGTGCCCGGTGCGCGCCTGCGGGACCTTGATCTCCAGGACCAGCAGGGTGATCGCGATCGCGAACACACCGTCACTGAACGCCTCGACCCGCCCCGAGTCGGTCATGCCCGCATTCGCCTGCCCGCTCGCCACCCGCCGAGGATCGCAGGTCGCGCTCCCCCGTCTCGCGGCCACACGCTGAACGCCCGGCGCACC
It includes:
- a CDS encoding thioesterase II family protein; its protein translation is MTATEADHGLWIRRTHTAPDGATRLICLPHAGGSASFYFPISQRLSNRFDVVAVQYPGRQDRRMEPCIDDIGELAAAVFEQLRPLTDRPLALFGHSMGATLGFEVARLLEQEAGVVPTHLFASGRRAPSCHRDETVHLLGDEGLLADVRALSGTDARVLGDEEILRMALPAIRGDYKAAETYRYRPGPPLSCPITAFTGDDDPKATIAEVKSWAEHTTAAFDLQVFDGGHFFLANHQAAILRAISEALLPTT
- a CDS encoding YhjD/YihY/BrkB family envelope integrity protein; its protein translation is MAVDGAPSERRTARLRRAIRELVAQVWREGYEIELLHRAMGFAAIFFVTLVPLLIVIAAALPARGNGVADWITDGLALSGRSAQSVSELFASRRQVLSATTALSLAALAVFGVSLMAAVQNVYERLWHLPHAAWHALWRQVLGLAGLIALILISTWQSLPWAGDTAPTAVRVTLGVVTGVLYFWWLQHVLLGSRIAWWPLLPGAVATVAAFAGLRVFSYLFFAPLIVSNAVSYGAVGTVLIVQSWLIGVGYTVYGGALVGRLLTPAGRTRSPDLRHKP
- a CDS encoding TetR/AcrR family transcriptional regulator → MSTPSPTATRRRGEALEQAIFQAVRDELLDVGYARLTMEGVATRAQTSKPVLYRRWPNRAALVLEAMSRRHPKDSTPPDTGSVREDLLALLRQIAGRFDGVYGEVLRGLLGETIRDPELSTLARQQLDELAPQSGLTTVLDRAVERGEVDPHRLTPRTLRLPLDLLRNEVLVNGTPLCDRVIDEIVDEIVLPLVRYPHPHGADQVPYSRNTS
- a CDS encoding TMEM175 family protein; this translates as MTDSGRVEAFSDGVFAIAITLLVLEIKVPQARTGHELWHALGSEWPSYCAYVVSFLVIGVMWVNHHTVFSYIARVDRTLVFLNLLLLLVVAALPFPTALVAENLRTTPSAHLAVAVYGATMVAHAVTFVLFWFYATRTGHCFDDRVDRRAARATRARFGLGLVIYPLTVLLAFVSAPLALAVHGLLAVYYAFNQTPVPTVAEDAGSS